One Vicia villosa cultivar HV-30 ecotype Madison, WI unplaced genomic scaffold, Vvil1.0 ctg.002327F_1_1, whole genome shotgun sequence genomic region harbors:
- the LOC131638569 gene encoding ATP-dependent Clp protease proteolytic subunit 2, mitochondrial-like: MRALFRTSKSLATNFLFNGTKPEFAPCRNRAYSLIPMVIETSSRGERAYDIFSRLLKERIICINGPISDDTSHVVVAQLLFLESENPSKPINMYLNSPGGAVTAGLAIYDTMQYIRSPINTMCLGQAASMASLLLSAGAKGQRRSLPNATIMIHQPSGGYSGQAKDMQIHSDHIKKISEELNKLYAKHTGQPIDDIEKKMDRDHFMSAREAMEYGIIDEVIDQRPMTLVSDAVGDEGKDKSSN, from the exons ATGAGAGCCTTATTCAGAACCTCAAAATCACTCGCCACCAATTTCTTGTTCAACGGAACAAAACCTGAATTCGCACCATGTAGAAATCGAGCCTACAGTTTGATCCCAATGGTCATTGAAACCTCTTCCAGAGGTGAAAGAGCCTACGATATCTTCTCTCGTCTTCTCAAGGAACGCATCATTTGCATCAATGGACCCATATCTGATGACACCTCTCATGTTGTTGTTGCTCAGCTTTTGTTTCTTGAATCTGAAAACCCTTCCAAGCCTATCAACATGTACCTCAATTCCCCTGGTGGTGCTGTTACTGCAG GGCTTGCAATTTATGATACTATGCAGTACATTCGGTCTCCGATCAACACAATGTGTTTGGGGCAGGCTGCGTCAATGGCTTCTCTCCTGTTGAGTGCGGGTGCCAAGGGTCAGAGGCGTTCTCTTCCGAATGCTACAATCATGATTCACCAGCCTTCTGGTGGATACAGTGGCCAGGCAAAGGATATGCAAATTCATTCTGATCATATTAAAAAAATCTCGGAAGAGCTGAATAAGTTGTACGCCAAGCACACGGGCCAACCGATTGATGATATTGAGAAGAAGATGGATAGAGATCATTTTATGTCTGCTAGAGAGGCAATGGAGTATGGGATTATTGATGAGGTTATTGATCAGAGACCTATGACTTTGGTTTCTGATGCTGTTGGCGATGAAGGCAAAGATAAAAGTTCAAATTAG
- the LOC131638555 gene encoding ENHANCER OF AG-4 protein 2-like isoform X1 has protein sequence MPPARPARRRATNKANANGHLRLGDLVLAKVKGFPPWPAKISRPEEWEKTPDPKKYFVQFFGTKEIAFVVPADIQVFTSECKTKLSSRLHGKTKYFTQAVKEISAAFDEIQKQKASGDDTDDSRIDSEAPPVDEPVTDPKDTTDAMTSHAEKDNIYAGNVGSNLENCLLKTRESVSLDEKLSESGRPNESSSVSSPLVKSKLSTGSEIRKTSSKSTLKGASNVNDFGQHDNENSILANGSKPRKLITGSKRRREVEDDINKNGGSSTGTLLKVEKSTGSADLSRSGETFKSGKKGKDASAVKLNSPDTFKPDSNGSNGEKGKNLISKNASLEIKNELQEADGRNSIIGKNNQVHAKHNMGANESLHATKKLKRMEARDDLTSGHIPKDVKSALPCSTFAIDKSSKMSELKRSTLNSKTEKSSVHELLPMIKQQSHVQKTMLDSDRVASDDKKDWGNLKLKGDTKNVTTKQAQKKRKAVCLNEDDDVPKTPVHGGAAKNIKSPFASEVKKGNNAHSEKSDASKLAYKNSSELEEAHLKEPSSQLHIDASSIKPPEKEKADEATLVHVPLSHDKLDSKQFPSKVARVSSASPVKSPQPVPATTKLNAERNKSSKSLLKASSIATLKKAENGSSKPSHNLSSSQNQVSAHKKKLASSAENSKTAPKTLPQEVDVPVSTVDFKEPDALLVDGLEEDMEERSNMYTGSGTPETSKTMKHLIAAAQAKWKKAHSQYLSSDIHNVQGGTPSPSTVQPFLPVSRNAAQTDVQGVYELTTSASPPTNDYHSASQNQLDADDIDDRRVGSVQRGPEGSLSGGTEAAVARDAFEGMIETLSRTKESIGRATRLAIDCAKYGIANEVVELLIRKLENEASFHRKVDLFFLVDSITQCSHSQKGIAGASYIPIVQAALPRLLGAAAPSGASARENRRQCHKVLRLWLERKILPESVIRRHMNEIGVSNDDITVSFSFRRPSRAERSVDDPIREMEGMLVDEYGSNATFQLPGFSCHAFEEDEDEEDLQINSCADMYGTSPADPTPKFGGSDTHTVTPNDKRHCILEDVDGELEMEDVSGHPKDERPVYLNSSDETEMLLQSSNRNLDPTSNISEDILATPEGSPPLPLDSPPPTPPLPSSPPPPPPLSSPSPPPPPPPPTLQPVPPPLPSSASLVSLVPQSSGLPRPSHVSQSLMLHQSSYQSSPKYPQNIPHDFSSSTSGNQIVQMAGNSISGGQSQTNAAVKNELFSQPSAFTLAAGCSSQEPSGFNHSRQLEYGHNDVYLNAQVHQPNQQYQQGNIPYAQRHAHPAPPQNPSNQFSYPNHPVQPHLPHAFHPPFPLPSLPDGPRQFVTDEQWRMSSTNNQHQNGVWRGINPSCPGPPFGQEGFRPSLERPPISNVGFQRAISSTLPSAPVSGHGAPQMLLCRPDISAVNSWRPT, from the exons ATGCCTCCGGCGCGTCCGGCGCGTCGACGCGCAACGAACAAGGCTAATGCGAACGGACACTTGCGTTTAGGCGATCTTGTACTCGCTAAGGTCAAGGGTTTCCCTCCTTGGCCTGCCAAG ATAAGTAGGCCTGAGGAATGGGAGAAAACACCTGATCCAAagaaatattttgttcaattCTTTGGCACCAAAGAGAT AGCTTTTGTTGTACCCGCAGATATTCAGGTCTTTACAAGTGAGTGTAAAACTAAGTTGTCTTCTCGGCTTCACGGAAAGACGAAGTACTTTACCCAAGCAGTGAAGGAAATATCTGCAGCTTTTGATGAGATTCAGAAACAGAAGGCCAGTGGTGATGACACAGATGATTCTCGGATTGATTCAGAAGCTCCTCCTGTTGATGAGCCAGTGACTGATCCAAAGGATACCACTGATGCTATGACGTCTCATGCAGAAAAAGATAACATCTATGCGGGTAATGTTGGCTCCAATTTGGAGAACTGTTTGCTGAAAACCAGAGAGAGTGTTAGCCTAGATGAAAAGCTCTCAGAGTCTGGCCGTCCAAATGAAAGTTCTTCTGTTTCATCACCTTTGGTCAAAAGTAAATTATCCACTGGTTCAGAGATAAGGAAGACTTCTAGCAAATCTACTCTTAAAGGTGCAAGTAATGTTAATGATTTTGGTCAACATGATAACGAAAATAGTATTTTAGCAAATGGTAGTAAGCCAAGAAAGCTTATTACTGGTTCAAAGAGGAGACGTGAAGTTGAAGATGACATAAATAAAAATGGTGGATCATCTACTGGAACACTTTTGAAGGTGGAAAAATCTACTGGCAGTGCTGATCTTTCCAGGTCAGGAGAGACATTTAAATCTGGAAAGAAAGGGAAAGATGCATCTGCTGTTAAATTAAATTCTCCAGACACTTTTAAACCAGACTCAAATGGTAGTAATGGAGAAAAAGGTAAGAACTTGATTTCAAAAAATGCAAGTCtcgaaataaaaaatgaattacaggagGCTGATGGCAGAAATTCAATTATAGGAAAGAATAACCAAGTTCATGCAAAGCATAATATGGGAGCTAATGAATCCTTACATGCTACGAAGAAGTTGAAACGCATGGAGGCCAGAGATGATTTAACTTCAGGGCACATCCCAAAAGATGTGAAAagtgctttgccttgctctactTTTGCCATAGACAAATCATCTAAAATGTCAGAGTTGAAAAGGTCCACATTAAATTCCAAAACAGAAAAAAGCTCTGTCCATGAGTTGCTACCTATGATCAAACAACAAAGCCATGTTCAGAAAACTATGCTTGATTCTGATAGGGTTGCTTCTGATGATAAAAAAGATTGGGGCAATCTTAAACTGAAAGGTGATACAAAGAATGTTACGACAAAACAAGCACAGAAGAAACGTAAAGCTGTTTGCcttaatgaagatgatgatgtacCTAAAACTCCTGTTCATGGAGGAGCTGCAAAAAATATTAAGTCGCCTTTTGCTTCGGAGGTCAAGAAGGGCAATAATGCACATTCTGAAAAATCTGATGCTTCTAAGCTGGCTTACAAAAATTCTAGTGAGCTTGAGGAAGCTCATTTGAAAGAGCCGTCTTCTCAATTACATATTGACGCATCATCAATTAAGCCCCCTGAAAAAGAGAAAGCCGATGAAGCCACTCTTGTGCATGTTCCTCTTAGTCATGATAAGTTAGATTCAAAGCAGTTTCCCTCTAAGGTGGCAAGAGTTAGCTCTGCCTCCCCAGTAAAATCACCTCAGCCAGTTCCTGCAACAACAAAGTTAAATGCTGAACGGAACAAATCTTCCAAATCTTTGCTTAAAGCCTCCAGCATTGCTACTCTAAAGAAGGCTGAGAACGGGTCTTCCAAACCTTCACATAACCTCAGCTCTTCTCAAAACCAAGTTTCTGCTCATAAGAAGAAGCTAGCATCTTCAGCTGAAAATTCCAAAACTGCTCCAAAGACATTGCCTCAGGAAGTTGACGTTCCTGTTTCAACAGTAGATTTTAAGGAGCCTGATGCACTGCTTGTTGATGG ATTGGAAGAGGATATGGAAGAAAGAAGTAATATGTATACTGGTTCTGGGACTCCAGAAACATCTAAGACTATGAAGCATCTTATTGCAGCTGCCCAGGCAAAATGGAAAAAAGCTCATTCTCAGTATCTTTCTTCTGATATTCATAATGTCCAGGGGGGAACTCCTAGCCCATCCACAGTTCAGCCATTTCTCCCCGTCTCAAGAAACGCCGCACAGACTGATGTGCAGGGAGTTTATGAGCTCACAACTTCGGCTTCTCCACCAACTAATGACTATCACTCTGCATCTCAAAATCAGCTCGATGCGGATGATATTGACGACAGAAGAGTCGGTTCAGTGCAAAGGGGTCCTGAAGGTTCTCTCAGTGGTGGTACAGAGGCTGCTGTTGCTCGTGACGCTTTTGAAGGAATGATAGAAACTTTGTCAAGGACCAAAGAAAGTATTGGGCGTGCAACTCGTCTTGCCATAGATTGTGCTAAGTATGGCATTGCCAACGAG GTTGTTGAGCTTCTCATCCGGAAATTGGAAAATGAAGCTAGTTTTCATCGCAAAGTGGATTTATTTTTTCTTGTTGATTCTATCACTCAGTGctcacatagtcaaaaag GAATTGCTGGAGCTTCTTACATCCCTATAGTTCAAGCAGCGCTGCCACGTCTTCTTGGCGCTGCTGCTCCCTCTGGAGCTAGTGCCCGTGAAAATCGTCGTCAATGTCACAAG GTTTTGAGGTTGTGGCTTGAGAGGAAAATTTTGCCGGAGTCTGTTATACGCCGTCACATGAATGAAATTGGGGTTTCAAATGATGATATCACAGTTAGCTTTTCCTTCAGGCGTCCATCTCGTGCCGAGCGATCTGTAGATGACCCAATTAGAGAAATGGAAGGCATGCTTGTTGATGAGTATGGAAG TAATGCCACATTTCAGCTGCCTGGCTTTTCTTGTCATGcatttgaggaagatgaagatgaagaagatttaCAAATCAATTCATGTGCGGATATGTATGGTACATCTCCAGCAGATCCCACACCCAAGTTTGGAGGATCAGATACTCATACTGTGACCCCAAATGACAAACGCCATTGTATCTTGGAGGATGTGGATGGTGAGCTAGAAATGGAAGATGTTTCAGGTCACCCAAAGGACGAGAGACCTGTATATTTGAACAGTTCTGATGAAACTGAAATGCTTCTTCAGAGCTCAAATAGGAATTTAGACCCAACTTCAAATATTTCAGAAGACATATTGGCTACTCCGGAGGGTTCCCCTCCATTACCTCTTGATTCACCCCCTCCAACTCCACCTTTGCCTTCTTCACCTCCCCCTCCTCCTCCTCTATCATCTCCATCTCCTCCCCCACCCCCACCACCTCCAACGTTGCAACCCGTACCTCCTCCTTTACCATCCTCAGCCTCACTAGTATCATTGGTTCCTCAATCATCTGGACTGCCCCGGCCTTCACATGTCTCCCAGTCATTAATGCTACATCAGTCATCATATCAGTCATCACCAAAGTATCCGCAGAACATACCTCACGACTTTAGTAGCTCAACTAGT GGTAACCAAATAGTTCAAATGGCTGGTAATTCTATTTCTGGAGGTCAGAGTCAGACTAATGCAGCTGTCAAGAATGAACTATTTTCACAGCCATCTGCGTTTACCTTGGCTGCAGGATGCAGCTCCCAGGAGCCATCTGGTTTTAACCATTCAAGACAATTAGAATACGGACATAATGATGTGTATTTAAATGCTCAAGTTCATCAACCTAACCAGCAATATCAGCAGGGTAACATCCCATATGCTCAGAGACATGCACATCCTGCCCCACCCCAAAATCCTTCAAATCAGTTCTCATATCCAAATCACCCAGTTCAGCCACACCTTCCACATGCATTTCATCCTCCTTTTCCTTTACCATCTCTTCCAGATGGCCCGAGGCAATTTGTTACTGATGAGCAATGGAGAATGTCATCGACAAACAATCAACATCAAAATGGTGTATGGAGAGGGATAAATCCTTCATGCCCTGGTCCTCCCTTTGGGCAAGAAG GTTTCCGACCATCACTTGAAAGGCCGCCGATAAGTAATGTAGGTTTTCAGCGAGCAATTTCAAGCACCCTACCTAGTGCACCTGTATCAG GACACGGTGCTCCTCAGATGTTGCTTTGCAGGCCAGACATTTCTGCTGTTAATTCTTGGAGACCCACTTGA
- the LOC131638555 gene encoding ENHANCER OF AG-4 protein 2-like isoform X2, whose product MPPARPARRRATNKANANGHLRLGDLVLAKVKGFPPWPAKISRPEEWEKTPDPKKYFVQFFGTKEIAFVVPADIQVFTSECKTKLSSRLHGKTKYFTQAVKEISAAFDEIQKQKASGDDTDDSRIDSEAPPVDEPVTDPKDTTDAMTSHAEKDNIYAGNVGSNLENCLLKTRESVSLDEKLSESGRPNESSSVSSPLVKSKLSTGSEIRKTSSKSTLKGASNVNDFGQHDNENSILANGSKPRKLITGSKRRREVEDDINKNGGSSTGTLLKVEKSTGSADLSRSGETFKSGKKGKDASAVKLNSPDTFKPDSNGSNGEKGKNNQVHAKHNMGANESLHATKKLKRMEARDDLTSGHIPKDVKSALPCSTFAIDKSSKMSELKRSTLNSKTEKSSVHELLPMIKQQSHVQKTMLDSDRVASDDKKDWGNLKLKGDTKNVTTKQAQKKRKAVCLNEDDDVPKTPVHGGAAKNIKSPFASEVKKGNNAHSEKSDASKLAYKNSSELEEAHLKEPSSQLHIDASSIKPPEKEKADEATLVHVPLSHDKLDSKQFPSKVARVSSASPVKSPQPVPATTKLNAERNKSSKSLLKASSIATLKKAENGSSKPSHNLSSSQNQVSAHKKKLASSAENSKTAPKTLPQEVDVPVSTVDFKEPDALLVDGLEEDMEERSNMYTGSGTPETSKTMKHLIAAAQAKWKKAHSQYLSSDIHNVQGGTPSPSTVQPFLPVSRNAAQTDVQGVYELTTSASPPTNDYHSASQNQLDADDIDDRRVGSVQRGPEGSLSGGTEAAVARDAFEGMIETLSRTKESIGRATRLAIDCAKYGIANEVVELLIRKLENEASFHRKVDLFFLVDSITQCSHSQKGIAGASYIPIVQAALPRLLGAAAPSGASARENRRQCHKVLRLWLERKILPESVIRRHMNEIGVSNDDITVSFSFRRPSRAERSVDDPIREMEGMLVDEYGSNATFQLPGFSCHAFEEDEDEEDLQINSCADMYGTSPADPTPKFGGSDTHTVTPNDKRHCILEDVDGELEMEDVSGHPKDERPVYLNSSDETEMLLQSSNRNLDPTSNISEDILATPEGSPPLPLDSPPPTPPLPSSPPPPPPLSSPSPPPPPPPPTLQPVPPPLPSSASLVSLVPQSSGLPRPSHVSQSLMLHQSSYQSSPKYPQNIPHDFSSSTSGNQIVQMAGNSISGGQSQTNAAVKNELFSQPSAFTLAAGCSSQEPSGFNHSRQLEYGHNDVYLNAQVHQPNQQYQQGNIPYAQRHAHPAPPQNPSNQFSYPNHPVQPHLPHAFHPPFPLPSLPDGPRQFVTDEQWRMSSTNNQHQNGVWRGINPSCPGPPFGQEGFRPSLERPPISNVGFQRAISSTLPSAPVSGHGAPQMLLCRPDISAVNSWRPT is encoded by the exons ATGCCTCCGGCGCGTCCGGCGCGTCGACGCGCAACGAACAAGGCTAATGCGAACGGACACTTGCGTTTAGGCGATCTTGTACTCGCTAAGGTCAAGGGTTTCCCTCCTTGGCCTGCCAAG ATAAGTAGGCCTGAGGAATGGGAGAAAACACCTGATCCAAagaaatattttgttcaattCTTTGGCACCAAAGAGAT AGCTTTTGTTGTACCCGCAGATATTCAGGTCTTTACAAGTGAGTGTAAAACTAAGTTGTCTTCTCGGCTTCACGGAAAGACGAAGTACTTTACCCAAGCAGTGAAGGAAATATCTGCAGCTTTTGATGAGATTCAGAAACAGAAGGCCAGTGGTGATGACACAGATGATTCTCGGATTGATTCAGAAGCTCCTCCTGTTGATGAGCCAGTGACTGATCCAAAGGATACCACTGATGCTATGACGTCTCATGCAGAAAAAGATAACATCTATGCGGGTAATGTTGGCTCCAATTTGGAGAACTGTTTGCTGAAAACCAGAGAGAGTGTTAGCCTAGATGAAAAGCTCTCAGAGTCTGGCCGTCCAAATGAAAGTTCTTCTGTTTCATCACCTTTGGTCAAAAGTAAATTATCCACTGGTTCAGAGATAAGGAAGACTTCTAGCAAATCTACTCTTAAAGGTGCAAGTAATGTTAATGATTTTGGTCAACATGATAACGAAAATAGTATTTTAGCAAATGGTAGTAAGCCAAGAAAGCTTATTACTGGTTCAAAGAGGAGACGTGAAGTTGAAGATGACATAAATAAAAATGGTGGATCATCTACTGGAACACTTTTGAAGGTGGAAAAATCTACTGGCAGTGCTGATCTTTCCAGGTCAGGAGAGACATTTAAATCTGGAAAGAAAGGGAAAGATGCATCTGCTGTTAAATTAAATTCTCCAGACACTTTTAAACCAGACTCAAATGGTAGTAATGGAGAAAAAG GAAAGAATAACCAAGTTCATGCAAAGCATAATATGGGAGCTAATGAATCCTTACATGCTACGAAGAAGTTGAAACGCATGGAGGCCAGAGATGATTTAACTTCAGGGCACATCCCAAAAGATGTGAAAagtgctttgccttgctctactTTTGCCATAGACAAATCATCTAAAATGTCAGAGTTGAAAAGGTCCACATTAAATTCCAAAACAGAAAAAAGCTCTGTCCATGAGTTGCTACCTATGATCAAACAACAAAGCCATGTTCAGAAAACTATGCTTGATTCTGATAGGGTTGCTTCTGATGATAAAAAAGATTGGGGCAATCTTAAACTGAAAGGTGATACAAAGAATGTTACGACAAAACAAGCACAGAAGAAACGTAAAGCTGTTTGCcttaatgaagatgatgatgtacCTAAAACTCCTGTTCATGGAGGAGCTGCAAAAAATATTAAGTCGCCTTTTGCTTCGGAGGTCAAGAAGGGCAATAATGCACATTCTGAAAAATCTGATGCTTCTAAGCTGGCTTACAAAAATTCTAGTGAGCTTGAGGAAGCTCATTTGAAAGAGCCGTCTTCTCAATTACATATTGACGCATCATCAATTAAGCCCCCTGAAAAAGAGAAAGCCGATGAAGCCACTCTTGTGCATGTTCCTCTTAGTCATGATAAGTTAGATTCAAAGCAGTTTCCCTCTAAGGTGGCAAGAGTTAGCTCTGCCTCCCCAGTAAAATCACCTCAGCCAGTTCCTGCAACAACAAAGTTAAATGCTGAACGGAACAAATCTTCCAAATCTTTGCTTAAAGCCTCCAGCATTGCTACTCTAAAGAAGGCTGAGAACGGGTCTTCCAAACCTTCACATAACCTCAGCTCTTCTCAAAACCAAGTTTCTGCTCATAAGAAGAAGCTAGCATCTTCAGCTGAAAATTCCAAAACTGCTCCAAAGACATTGCCTCAGGAAGTTGACGTTCCTGTTTCAACAGTAGATTTTAAGGAGCCTGATGCACTGCTTGTTGATGG ATTGGAAGAGGATATGGAAGAAAGAAGTAATATGTATACTGGTTCTGGGACTCCAGAAACATCTAAGACTATGAAGCATCTTATTGCAGCTGCCCAGGCAAAATGGAAAAAAGCTCATTCTCAGTATCTTTCTTCTGATATTCATAATGTCCAGGGGGGAACTCCTAGCCCATCCACAGTTCAGCCATTTCTCCCCGTCTCAAGAAACGCCGCACAGACTGATGTGCAGGGAGTTTATGAGCTCACAACTTCGGCTTCTCCACCAACTAATGACTATCACTCTGCATCTCAAAATCAGCTCGATGCGGATGATATTGACGACAGAAGAGTCGGTTCAGTGCAAAGGGGTCCTGAAGGTTCTCTCAGTGGTGGTACAGAGGCTGCTGTTGCTCGTGACGCTTTTGAAGGAATGATAGAAACTTTGTCAAGGACCAAAGAAAGTATTGGGCGTGCAACTCGTCTTGCCATAGATTGTGCTAAGTATGGCATTGCCAACGAG GTTGTTGAGCTTCTCATCCGGAAATTGGAAAATGAAGCTAGTTTTCATCGCAAAGTGGATTTATTTTTTCTTGTTGATTCTATCACTCAGTGctcacatagtcaaaaag GAATTGCTGGAGCTTCTTACATCCCTATAGTTCAAGCAGCGCTGCCACGTCTTCTTGGCGCTGCTGCTCCCTCTGGAGCTAGTGCCCGTGAAAATCGTCGTCAATGTCACAAG GTTTTGAGGTTGTGGCTTGAGAGGAAAATTTTGCCGGAGTCTGTTATACGCCGTCACATGAATGAAATTGGGGTTTCAAATGATGATATCACAGTTAGCTTTTCCTTCAGGCGTCCATCTCGTGCCGAGCGATCTGTAGATGACCCAATTAGAGAAATGGAAGGCATGCTTGTTGATGAGTATGGAAG TAATGCCACATTTCAGCTGCCTGGCTTTTCTTGTCATGcatttgaggaagatgaagatgaagaagatttaCAAATCAATTCATGTGCGGATATGTATGGTACATCTCCAGCAGATCCCACACCCAAGTTTGGAGGATCAGATACTCATACTGTGACCCCAAATGACAAACGCCATTGTATCTTGGAGGATGTGGATGGTGAGCTAGAAATGGAAGATGTTTCAGGTCACCCAAAGGACGAGAGACCTGTATATTTGAACAGTTCTGATGAAACTGAAATGCTTCTTCAGAGCTCAAATAGGAATTTAGACCCAACTTCAAATATTTCAGAAGACATATTGGCTACTCCGGAGGGTTCCCCTCCATTACCTCTTGATTCACCCCCTCCAACTCCACCTTTGCCTTCTTCACCTCCCCCTCCTCCTCCTCTATCATCTCCATCTCCTCCCCCACCCCCACCACCTCCAACGTTGCAACCCGTACCTCCTCCTTTACCATCCTCAGCCTCACTAGTATCATTGGTTCCTCAATCATCTGGACTGCCCCGGCCTTCACATGTCTCCCAGTCATTAATGCTACATCAGTCATCATATCAGTCATCACCAAAGTATCCGCAGAACATACCTCACGACTTTAGTAGCTCAACTAGT GGTAACCAAATAGTTCAAATGGCTGGTAATTCTATTTCTGGAGGTCAGAGTCAGACTAATGCAGCTGTCAAGAATGAACTATTTTCACAGCCATCTGCGTTTACCTTGGCTGCAGGATGCAGCTCCCAGGAGCCATCTGGTTTTAACCATTCAAGACAATTAGAATACGGACATAATGATGTGTATTTAAATGCTCAAGTTCATCAACCTAACCAGCAATATCAGCAGGGTAACATCCCATATGCTCAGAGACATGCACATCCTGCCCCACCCCAAAATCCTTCAAATCAGTTCTCATATCCAAATCACCCAGTTCAGCCACACCTTCCACATGCATTTCATCCTCCTTTTCCTTTACCATCTCTTCCAGATGGCCCGAGGCAATTTGTTACTGATGAGCAATGGAGAATGTCATCGACAAACAATCAACATCAAAATGGTGTATGGAGAGGGATAAATCCTTCATGCCCTGGTCCTCCCTTTGGGCAAGAAG GTTTCCGACCATCACTTGAAAGGCCGCCGATAAGTAATGTAGGTTTTCAGCGAGCAATTTCAAGCACCCTACCTAGTGCACCTGTATCAG GACACGGTGCTCCTCAGATGTTGCTTTGCAGGCCAGACATTTCTGCTGTTAATTCTTGGAGACCCACTTGA
- the LOC131638550 gene encoding protein MAINTENANCE OF MERISTEMS-like, translating to MVNYSRKIFGLFKPAAQWFNDHVRGSGLCGLCMTGYTTISTGMQGAFVERWHKETSSFHLPVGELTITLHDVQCLLHLPIRGPLLDHSRIQRVEAIEWMMHYLGLPHEVAHLECVSTSGPHVLFNTLSLYFEFHLDAAAEAEQEGNDLFREYHRGCALRCWYMHVVGAACFVDKSARYVDVAYLRYFMDLDTVHQWNWGAATLAYLYQKLNEASNWRTRQLVGSCTLLTSWIISYFSRIHGFHIDPAYVDAMPRAARYALQRGNDAVGPYRLYLDRTMHDDVTWRPFADYAQVVPFDGVALYSGWLACGTGIMVRYLPERCMRQFGFVQIIPRSPFEAAPDTVTRVQLTAIWEEWQHHVVPEEYRRMRVTQDWHSVEGYVTWFYRVSHPLLRPDVPSAPRPAHEEILENRQAEDDHAIDLLPICQRIEMLGRDALDRGVIHQGGPEAVAVMEIIVTDAGRAAGYRRQRRAQGERVRHTQ from the exons atggtgaactactccaggaagattttcggtctgtttaaaccagcagctcagtggtttaacgaccatgtgcgaggttcagggctttgcgggctctgcatgaccgggtacaccaccatcagcaccggcatgcagggggcatttgtggagcgctggcacaaggagacgtcttctttccacttgccggtgggggagttgacgatcaccttgcatgacgtccagtgtcttctccacctgcctattagggggccgctgttggaccactccaggatccagagggtcgaggccattgagtggatgatgcactatttgggcctgccgcacgaggttgctcacctggagtgcgtctcgacttctgggcctcatgtcctgttcaacacactgagcctctattttgagttccacctggacgcggcggccgaggccgagcaggagggtaacgacctattcagggagtaccaccgcggctgcgctctccggtgctggtacatgcatgtggtaggcgctgcatgctttgtggacaagagtgccaggtacgtcgacgtggcctacctccgctatttcatggacctggataccgttcaccagtggaactggggggcagctactctggcatatctctaccagaagctgaatgaggcctccaactggaggacgaggcagctggtcggatcctgcactctgcttacg agctggatcatctcctacttctcccgcatccacggcttccacatcgatcctgcgtacgttgacgccatgcccagggccgccagatacgccctccagagggggaacgatgcggtgggaccataccgcctgtacctggaccgcacgatgcacgacgacgtcacctggaggccgttcgccgactatgctcaggtcgtccccttcgacggggttgctctatattcaggctggttggcatgcgggaccggcatcatggtccggtatctcccggagcggtgcatgcggcagtttgggttcgtgcagatcatacccaggtcacccttcgaggctgctcctgacacagtgaccagagtgcagctcactgccatatgggaggagtggcagcatcatgtggtaccggaggagtaccgtcgcatgcgggtcacccaggactggcacagtgtggaggggtacgtcacatggttctaccgggtgtcccatcctctcttgagacccgacgttcccagcgctcctaggccagcacacgaggagatcctggagaaccggcaggcggaggatgaccacgccattgatctccttccgatctgccagcggatagagatgcttgggcgggacgcgttggatcgaggtgtcattcatcagggtggaccagaggcagtcgccgtgatggagatcatcgtcactgatgcgggccgtgcggcggggtacaggcggcagaggagggcccagggtgagcgggttaggcacacccagtag